Proteins encoded in a region of the Magallana gigas chromosome 8, xbMagGiga1.1, whole genome shotgun sequence genome:
- the LOC105332932 gene encoding transcriptional coactivator YAP1-A isoform X5, with protein MSQDMQERKGTQVVHVRENSGNELEALFQYAANPNSELGGQIPFRQRKLPESFFHEPKSSRPGHMKQGSNDSTGFPGQMNPGMGAHMRAHSSPATLQQSLSAVPQPPSHARQRSCDALLDPIESEPLPPGWEMAKTQDGQRYYLNHLTQITTWQDPRKGSSNALNSRTPPNSQSPNVSLQNLGPLPHGWEQASTPEGDIYFINHIERTTSWYDPRIPEQLQQLRLSTSQPQSVQQQVQRQMNARMGQPPPVQPPVNRMGAKSPASVQFSKIQMEKELLRKRQEDLQHQEMLLRAQMQQQQIHDNPPTSQGIVISQSMEMTTVADPFLGQSNVSANHIKQESSDSGVGGMGTGTPYGLSRTPEDFLSNVSEMEQDGGGHRHSEFNNMDIGNIGGNEENSNMDSEDLVPSLQEDISNELLNDMESVLNVNKLDNILAGDNSLTWL; from the exons ATGTCGCAGGACATGCAAGAACGGAAAGGTACACAGGTAGTGCATGTGAGGGAAAACAGTGGAAATGAACTTGAAGCACTTTTTCAATACGCAGCTAACCCAAACTCCGAACTCGGGGGACAAATTCCCTTCCGTCAAAGAAAATTACCCGAGTCGTTTTTTCATGAGCCAAAATCTTCCCGACCTGGTCATATGAAACAAGGTAGCAATGACTCGACAGGTTTTCCTGGACAAATGAACCCCGGCATGGGGGCTCACATGAGGGCACACTCCTCGCCCGCCACCCTACAACAAAGTCTTTCGGCGGTCCCTCAGCCCCCCAGCCACGCCAGACAGCGCTCCTGTGATGCCCTGTTGGATCCCATAGAAAGTGAACCCCTTCCCCCAGGTTGGGAAATGGCGAAAACTCAAGATGGACAAAGATATTATTTGAA TCACTTAACCCAGATCACCACCTGGCAAGACCCCAGGAAAGGCAGCTCTAACGCCCTCAACAGTCGCACACCGCCCAACTCCCAGTCCCCCAACGTGTCTCTCCAGAACCTGGGACCCCTCCCACACGGGTGGGAACAAGCCTCCACCCCCGAGGGGGATATCTACTTCATCAACCACATAGAACGCACCACGAGTTGGTACGACCCACGCATAC ctGAACAACTTCAGCAGTTACGACTCAGCACCTCCCAACCCCAAAGTGTTCAACAACAGGTGCAGAGACAGATGAACGCGCGGATGGGACAACCCCCTCCCGTGCAACCCCCGGTCAACCGAATGGGTGCGAAATCTCCAGCCTCAGTTCAGTTCTCAAAAATTCAGATGGAGAAAGAATTACTGCGCAAGAGGCAAGAAGACCTACAGCATCAG GAAATGTTACTGAGAGCGCAGATGCAGCAGCAGCAGATACACGATAACCCGCCAACTTCTCAAGGCATTGTGATATCCCAGTCTATGGAGATGACAACGGTGGCCGACCCATTCCTGGGGCAGTCCAACGTGTCAGCCAATCACATCAAGCAGGAGAGTTCCGACAGTGGCGTCG GAGGTATGGGTACGGGGACTCCATATGGCCTCTCTCGAACTCCTGAAGATTTCCTAAGTAACGTCAGCGAAATGGAACAAGATGGAG gAGGACACAGACACAGTGAATTCAATAATATGGACATTGGGAACATTGGAGGGAATGAAGAGAATAGCAACATGGACAGTGAAGATCTGGTCCCCAGTTTGCAG GAAGACATCAGTAATGAACTGTTGAATGATATGGAAAGTGTGTTAAACGTCAATAAACTGGATAATATTCTGGCTGGGGACAATTCACTTACTTGGCTGTGA
- the LOC105332932 gene encoding transcriptional coactivator YAP1-A isoform X6 → MSQDMQERKGTQVVHVRENSGNELEALFQYAANPNSELGGQIPFRQRKLPESFFHEPKSSRPGHMKQGSNDSTGFPGQMNPGMGAHMRAHSSPATLQQSLSAVPQPPSHARQRSCDALLDPIESEPLPPGWEMAKTQDGQRYYLNTSEKNLYKIDKGKEMLLPMDNEGHLTQITTWQDPRKGSSNALNSRTPPNSQSPNVSLQNLGPLPHGWEQASTPEGDIYFINHIERTTSWYDPRIPEQLQQLRLSTSQPQSVQQQVQRQMNARMGQPPPVQPPVNRMGAKSPASVQFSKIQMEKELLRKRQEDLQHQEMLLRAQMQQQQIHDNPPTSQGIVISQSMEMTTVADPFLGQSNVSANHIKQESSDSGVGGHRHSEFNNMDIGNIGGNEENSNMDSEDLVPSLQEDISNELLNDMESVLNVNKLDNILAGDNSLTWL, encoded by the exons ATGTCGCAGGACATGCAAGAACGGAAAGGTACACAGGTAGTGCATGTGAGGGAAAACAGTGGAAATGAACTTGAAGCACTTTTTCAATACGCAGCTAACCCAAACTCCGAACTCGGGGGACAAATTCCCTTCCGTCAAAGAAAATTACCCGAGTCGTTTTTTCATGAGCCAAAATCTTCCCGACCTGGTCATATGAAACAAGGTAGCAATGACTCGACAGGTTTTCCTGGACAAATGAACCCCGGCATGGGGGCTCACATGAGGGCACACTCCTCGCCCGCCACCCTACAACAAAGTCTTTCGGCGGTCCCTCAGCCCCCCAGCCACGCCAGACAGCGCTCCTGTGATGCCCTGTTGGATCCCATAGAAAGTGAACCCCTTCCCCCAGGTTGGGAAATGGCGAAAACTCAAGATGGACAAAGATATTATTTGAA TACATCAGAAAAGAATTTATATAA GATAGACAAAGGCAAAGAAATGTTATTGCCAATGGACAATGAAGG TCACTTAACCCAGATCACCACCTGGCAAGACCCCAGGAAAGGCAGCTCTAACGCCCTCAACAGTCGCACACCGCCCAACTCCCAGTCCCCCAACGTGTCTCTCCAGAACCTGGGACCCCTCCCACACGGGTGGGAACAAGCCTCCACCCCCGAGGGGGATATCTACTTCATCAACCACATAGAACGCACCACGAGTTGGTACGACCCACGCATAC ctGAACAACTTCAGCAGTTACGACTCAGCACCTCCCAACCCCAAAGTGTTCAACAACAGGTGCAGAGACAGATGAACGCGCGGATGGGACAACCCCCTCCCGTGCAACCCCCGGTCAACCGAATGGGTGCGAAATCTCCAGCCTCAGTTCAGTTCTCAAAAATTCAGATGGAGAAAGAATTACTGCGCAAGAGGCAAGAAGACCTACAGCATCAG GAAATGTTACTGAGAGCGCAGATGCAGCAGCAGCAGATACACGATAACCCGCCAACTTCTCAAGGCATTGTGATATCCCAGTCTATGGAGATGACAACGGTGGCCGACCCATTCCTGGGGCAGTCCAACGTGTCAGCCAATCACATCAAGCAGGAGAGTTCCGACAGTGGCGTCG gAGGACACAGACACAGTGAATTCAATAATATGGACATTGGGAACATTGGAGGGAATGAAGAGAATAGCAACATGGACAGTGAAGATCTGGTCCCCAGTTTGCAG GAAGACATCAGTAATGAACTGTTGAATGATATGGAAAGTGTGTTAAACGTCAATAAACTGGATAATATTCTGGCTGGGGACAATTCACTTACTTGGCTGTGA
- the LOC105332932 gene encoding transcriptional coactivator YAP1-A isoform X2, with protein MSQDMQERKGTQVVHVRENSGNELEALFQYAANPNSELGGQIPFRQRKLPESFFHEPKSSRPGHMKQGSNDSTGFPGQMNPGMGAHMRAHSSPATLQQSLSAVPQPPSHARQRSCDALLDPIESEPLPPGWEMAKTQDGQRYYLNTSEKNLYKIDKGKEMLLPMDNEGHLTQITTWQDPRKGSSNALNSRTPPNSQSPNVSLQNLGPLPHGWEQASTPEGDIYFINHIERTTSWYDPRIPEQLQQLRLSTSQPQSVQQQVQRQMNARMGQPPPVQPPVNRMGAKSPASVQFSKIQMEKELLRKRQEDLQHQEMLLRAQMQQQQIHDNPPTSQGIVISQSMEMTTVADPFLGQSNVSANHIKQESSDSGVGMGTGTPYGLSRTPEDFLSNVSEMEQDGGGHRHSEFNNMDIGNIGGNEENSNMDSEDLVPSLQEDISNELLNDMESVLNVNKLDNILAGDNSLTWL; from the exons ATGTCGCAGGACATGCAAGAACGGAAAGGTACACAGGTAGTGCATGTGAGGGAAAACAGTGGAAATGAACTTGAAGCACTTTTTCAATACGCAGCTAACCCAAACTCCGAACTCGGGGGACAAATTCCCTTCCGTCAAAGAAAATTACCCGAGTCGTTTTTTCATGAGCCAAAATCTTCCCGACCTGGTCATATGAAACAAGGTAGCAATGACTCGACAGGTTTTCCTGGACAAATGAACCCCGGCATGGGGGCTCACATGAGGGCACACTCCTCGCCCGCCACCCTACAACAAAGTCTTTCGGCGGTCCCTCAGCCCCCCAGCCACGCCAGACAGCGCTCCTGTGATGCCCTGTTGGATCCCATAGAAAGTGAACCCCTTCCCCCAGGTTGGGAAATGGCGAAAACTCAAGATGGACAAAGATATTATTTGAA TACATCAGAAAAGAATTTATATAA GATAGACAAAGGCAAAGAAATGTTATTGCCAATGGACAATGAAGG TCACTTAACCCAGATCACCACCTGGCAAGACCCCAGGAAAGGCAGCTCTAACGCCCTCAACAGTCGCACACCGCCCAACTCCCAGTCCCCCAACGTGTCTCTCCAGAACCTGGGACCCCTCCCACACGGGTGGGAACAAGCCTCCACCCCCGAGGGGGATATCTACTTCATCAACCACATAGAACGCACCACGAGTTGGTACGACCCACGCATAC ctGAACAACTTCAGCAGTTACGACTCAGCACCTCCCAACCCCAAAGTGTTCAACAACAGGTGCAGAGACAGATGAACGCGCGGATGGGACAACCCCCTCCCGTGCAACCCCCGGTCAACCGAATGGGTGCGAAATCTCCAGCCTCAGTTCAGTTCTCAAAAATTCAGATGGAGAAAGAATTACTGCGCAAGAGGCAAGAAGACCTACAGCATCAG GAAATGTTACTGAGAGCGCAGATGCAGCAGCAGCAGATACACGATAACCCGCCAACTTCTCAAGGCATTGTGATATCCCAGTCTATGGAGATGACAACGGTGGCCGACCCATTCCTGGGGCAGTCCAACGTGTCAGCCAATCACATCAAGCAGGAGAGTTCCGACAGTGGCGTCG GTATGGGTACGGGGACTCCATATGGCCTCTCTCGAACTCCTGAAGATTTCCTAAGTAACGTCAGCGAAATGGAACAAGATGGAG gAGGACACAGACACAGTGAATTCAATAATATGGACATTGGGAACATTGGAGGGAATGAAGAGAATAGCAACATGGACAGTGAAGATCTGGTCCCCAGTTTGCAG GAAGACATCAGTAATGAACTGTTGAATGATATGGAAAGTGTGTTAAACGTCAATAAACTGGATAATATTCTGGCTGGGGACAATTCACTTACTTGGCTGTGA
- the LOC105332932 gene encoding transcriptional coactivator YAP1-A isoform X1, with amino-acid sequence MSQDMQERKGTQVVHVRENSGNELEALFQYAANPNSELGGQIPFRQRKLPESFFHEPKSSRPGHMKQGSNDSTGFPGQMNPGMGAHMRAHSSPATLQQSLSAVPQPPSHARQRSCDALLDPIESEPLPPGWEMAKTQDGQRYYLNTSEKNLYKIDKGKEMLLPMDNEGHLTQITTWQDPRKGSSNALNSRTPPNSQSPNVSLQNLGPLPHGWEQASTPEGDIYFINHIERTTSWYDPRIPEQLQQLRLSTSQPQSVQQQVQRQMNARMGQPPPVQPPVNRMGAKSPASVQFSKIQMEKELLRKRQEDLQHQEMLLRAQMQQQQIHDNPPTSQGIVISQSMEMTTVADPFLGQSNVSANHIKQESSDSGVGGMGTGTPYGLSRTPEDFLSNVSEMEQDGGGHRHSEFNNMDIGNIGGNEENSNMDSEDLVPSLQEDISNELLNDMESVLNVNKLDNILAGDNSLTWL; translated from the exons ATGTCGCAGGACATGCAAGAACGGAAAGGTACACAGGTAGTGCATGTGAGGGAAAACAGTGGAAATGAACTTGAAGCACTTTTTCAATACGCAGCTAACCCAAACTCCGAACTCGGGGGACAAATTCCCTTCCGTCAAAGAAAATTACCCGAGTCGTTTTTTCATGAGCCAAAATCTTCCCGACCTGGTCATATGAAACAAGGTAGCAATGACTCGACAGGTTTTCCTGGACAAATGAACCCCGGCATGGGGGCTCACATGAGGGCACACTCCTCGCCCGCCACCCTACAACAAAGTCTTTCGGCGGTCCCTCAGCCCCCCAGCCACGCCAGACAGCGCTCCTGTGATGCCCTGTTGGATCCCATAGAAAGTGAACCCCTTCCCCCAGGTTGGGAAATGGCGAAAACTCAAGATGGACAAAGATATTATTTGAA TACATCAGAAAAGAATTTATATAA GATAGACAAAGGCAAAGAAATGTTATTGCCAATGGACAATGAAGG TCACTTAACCCAGATCACCACCTGGCAAGACCCCAGGAAAGGCAGCTCTAACGCCCTCAACAGTCGCACACCGCCCAACTCCCAGTCCCCCAACGTGTCTCTCCAGAACCTGGGACCCCTCCCACACGGGTGGGAACAAGCCTCCACCCCCGAGGGGGATATCTACTTCATCAACCACATAGAACGCACCACGAGTTGGTACGACCCACGCATAC ctGAACAACTTCAGCAGTTACGACTCAGCACCTCCCAACCCCAAAGTGTTCAACAACAGGTGCAGAGACAGATGAACGCGCGGATGGGACAACCCCCTCCCGTGCAACCCCCGGTCAACCGAATGGGTGCGAAATCTCCAGCCTCAGTTCAGTTCTCAAAAATTCAGATGGAGAAAGAATTACTGCGCAAGAGGCAAGAAGACCTACAGCATCAG GAAATGTTACTGAGAGCGCAGATGCAGCAGCAGCAGATACACGATAACCCGCCAACTTCTCAAGGCATTGTGATATCCCAGTCTATGGAGATGACAACGGTGGCCGACCCATTCCTGGGGCAGTCCAACGTGTCAGCCAATCACATCAAGCAGGAGAGTTCCGACAGTGGCGTCG GAGGTATGGGTACGGGGACTCCATATGGCCTCTCTCGAACTCCTGAAGATTTCCTAAGTAACGTCAGCGAAATGGAACAAGATGGAG gAGGACACAGACACAGTGAATTCAATAATATGGACATTGGGAACATTGGAGGGAATGAAGAGAATAGCAACATGGACAGTGAAGATCTGGTCCCCAGTTTGCAG GAAGACATCAGTAATGAACTGTTGAATGATATGGAAAGTGTGTTAAACGTCAATAAACTGGATAATATTCTGGCTGGGGACAATTCACTTACTTGGCTGTGA
- the LOC105332932 gene encoding transcriptional coactivator YAP1-A isoform X4, with amino-acid sequence MSQDMQERKGTQVVHVRENSGNELEALFQYAANPNSELGGQIPFRQRKLPESFFHEPKSSRPGHMKQGSNDSTGFPGQMNPGMGAHMRAHSSPATLQQSLSAVPQPPSHARQRSCDALLDPIESEPLPPGWEMAKTQDGQRYYLNTSEKNLYNHLTQITTWQDPRKGSSNALNSRTPPNSQSPNVSLQNLGPLPHGWEQASTPEGDIYFINHIERTTSWYDPRIPEQLQQLRLSTSQPQSVQQQVQRQMNARMGQPPPVQPPVNRMGAKSPASVQFSKIQMEKELLRKRQEDLQHQEMLLRAQMQQQQIHDNPPTSQGIVISQSMEMTTVADPFLGQSNVSANHIKQESSDSGVGGMGTGTPYGLSRTPEDFLSNVSEMEQDGGGHRHSEFNNMDIGNIGGNEENSNMDSEDLVPSLQEDISNELLNDMESVLNVNKLDNILAGDNSLTWL; translated from the exons ATGTCGCAGGACATGCAAGAACGGAAAGGTACACAGGTAGTGCATGTGAGGGAAAACAGTGGAAATGAACTTGAAGCACTTTTTCAATACGCAGCTAACCCAAACTCCGAACTCGGGGGACAAATTCCCTTCCGTCAAAGAAAATTACCCGAGTCGTTTTTTCATGAGCCAAAATCTTCCCGACCTGGTCATATGAAACAAGGTAGCAATGACTCGACAGGTTTTCCTGGACAAATGAACCCCGGCATGGGGGCTCACATGAGGGCACACTCCTCGCCCGCCACCCTACAACAAAGTCTTTCGGCGGTCCCTCAGCCCCCCAGCCACGCCAGACAGCGCTCCTGTGATGCCCTGTTGGATCCCATAGAAAGTGAACCCCTTCCCCCAGGTTGGGAAATGGCGAAAACTCAAGATGGACAAAGATATTATTTGAA TACATCAGAAAAGAATTTATATAA TCACTTAACCCAGATCACCACCTGGCAAGACCCCAGGAAAGGCAGCTCTAACGCCCTCAACAGTCGCACACCGCCCAACTCCCAGTCCCCCAACGTGTCTCTCCAGAACCTGGGACCCCTCCCACACGGGTGGGAACAAGCCTCCACCCCCGAGGGGGATATCTACTTCATCAACCACATAGAACGCACCACGAGTTGGTACGACCCACGCATAC ctGAACAACTTCAGCAGTTACGACTCAGCACCTCCCAACCCCAAAGTGTTCAACAACAGGTGCAGAGACAGATGAACGCGCGGATGGGACAACCCCCTCCCGTGCAACCCCCGGTCAACCGAATGGGTGCGAAATCTCCAGCCTCAGTTCAGTTCTCAAAAATTCAGATGGAGAAAGAATTACTGCGCAAGAGGCAAGAAGACCTACAGCATCAG GAAATGTTACTGAGAGCGCAGATGCAGCAGCAGCAGATACACGATAACCCGCCAACTTCTCAAGGCATTGTGATATCCCAGTCTATGGAGATGACAACGGTGGCCGACCCATTCCTGGGGCAGTCCAACGTGTCAGCCAATCACATCAAGCAGGAGAGTTCCGACAGTGGCGTCG GAGGTATGGGTACGGGGACTCCATATGGCCTCTCTCGAACTCCTGAAGATTTCCTAAGTAACGTCAGCGAAATGGAACAAGATGGAG gAGGACACAGACACAGTGAATTCAATAATATGGACATTGGGAACATTGGAGGGAATGAAGAGAATAGCAACATGGACAGTGAAGATCTGGTCCCCAGTTTGCAG GAAGACATCAGTAATGAACTGTTGAATGATATGGAAAGTGTGTTAAACGTCAATAAACTGGATAATATTCTGGCTGGGGACAATTCACTTACTTGGCTGTGA
- the LOC105332932 gene encoding transcriptional coactivator YAP1-A isoform X3: MSQDMQERKGTQVVHVRENSGNELEALFQYAANPNSELGGQIPFRQRKLPESFFHEPKSSRPGHMKQGSNDSTGFPGQMNPGMGAHMRAHSSPATLQQSLSAVPQPPSHARQRSCDALLDPIESEPLPPGWEMAKTQDGQRYYLKIDKGKEMLLPMDNEGHLTQITTWQDPRKGSSNALNSRTPPNSQSPNVSLQNLGPLPHGWEQASTPEGDIYFINHIERTTSWYDPRIPEQLQQLRLSTSQPQSVQQQVQRQMNARMGQPPPVQPPVNRMGAKSPASVQFSKIQMEKELLRKRQEDLQHQEMLLRAQMQQQQIHDNPPTSQGIVISQSMEMTTVADPFLGQSNVSANHIKQESSDSGVGGMGTGTPYGLSRTPEDFLSNVSEMEQDGGGHRHSEFNNMDIGNIGGNEENSNMDSEDLVPSLQEDISNELLNDMESVLNVNKLDNILAGDNSLTWL; encoded by the exons ATGTCGCAGGACATGCAAGAACGGAAAGGTACACAGGTAGTGCATGTGAGGGAAAACAGTGGAAATGAACTTGAAGCACTTTTTCAATACGCAGCTAACCCAAACTCCGAACTCGGGGGACAAATTCCCTTCCGTCAAAGAAAATTACCCGAGTCGTTTTTTCATGAGCCAAAATCTTCCCGACCTGGTCATATGAAACAAGGTAGCAATGACTCGACAGGTTTTCCTGGACAAATGAACCCCGGCATGGGGGCTCACATGAGGGCACACTCCTCGCCCGCCACCCTACAACAAAGTCTTTCGGCGGTCCCTCAGCCCCCCAGCCACGCCAGACAGCGCTCCTGTGATGCCCTGTTGGATCCCATAGAAAGTGAACCCCTTCCCCCAGGTTGGGAAATGGCGAAAACTCAAGATGGACAAAGATATTATTTGAA GATAGACAAAGGCAAAGAAATGTTATTGCCAATGGACAATGAAGG TCACTTAACCCAGATCACCACCTGGCAAGACCCCAGGAAAGGCAGCTCTAACGCCCTCAACAGTCGCACACCGCCCAACTCCCAGTCCCCCAACGTGTCTCTCCAGAACCTGGGACCCCTCCCACACGGGTGGGAACAAGCCTCCACCCCCGAGGGGGATATCTACTTCATCAACCACATAGAACGCACCACGAGTTGGTACGACCCACGCATAC ctGAACAACTTCAGCAGTTACGACTCAGCACCTCCCAACCCCAAAGTGTTCAACAACAGGTGCAGAGACAGATGAACGCGCGGATGGGACAACCCCCTCCCGTGCAACCCCCGGTCAACCGAATGGGTGCGAAATCTCCAGCCTCAGTTCAGTTCTCAAAAATTCAGATGGAGAAAGAATTACTGCGCAAGAGGCAAGAAGACCTACAGCATCAG GAAATGTTACTGAGAGCGCAGATGCAGCAGCAGCAGATACACGATAACCCGCCAACTTCTCAAGGCATTGTGATATCCCAGTCTATGGAGATGACAACGGTGGCCGACCCATTCCTGGGGCAGTCCAACGTGTCAGCCAATCACATCAAGCAGGAGAGTTCCGACAGTGGCGTCG GAGGTATGGGTACGGGGACTCCATATGGCCTCTCTCGAACTCCTGAAGATTTCCTAAGTAACGTCAGCGAAATGGAACAAGATGGAG gAGGACACAGACACAGTGAATTCAATAATATGGACATTGGGAACATTGGAGGGAATGAAGAGAATAGCAACATGGACAGTGAAGATCTGGTCCCCAGTTTGCAG GAAGACATCAGTAATGAACTGTTGAATGATATGGAAAGTGTGTTAAACGTCAATAAACTGGATAATATTCTGGCTGGGGACAATTCACTTACTTGGCTGTGA